gtgtgctttttaaacataaatttaaatgtacagggtgattcatgcaagcctacCGTAGTGCATAAGGTTTAtttttaaacaccctgtatatttttatatttttaaaagctgtttaacaatctgatttcatggtctttatgaattatacagggtgatcatttaaaattataatgtatggaaaccacttatggaataaaattgttgtcatgtgtcattattttagaaaattataaaaacgctaggatacgtcaacttttaaattcaactatggactatttaaacataaatttgaatatacagggtgattcacttaagtctagcatagtccgttatctttaattttaatcaaacaccctgtatatttttgtttttagaagctgcttaacaacctcatctcaaaaatgtgtattatgtagggtctattatgaataatgcaaggtgaaattttgaaattatgtataattttcgccaagatattaatcacataaaactttgaaattaataatttaggaatcacactttaaataagggtattattattttttaaatatctatcaattttttaaactaagtatcaatatagtgggttttgtatttaattgtAATATAGTATtgtgctttttatttaaagacatttttaaataatttgaaaatttgcgtatttaaaacgttaatgaatacctactgcagaaaacGATTTCGAAAACATACATGATTTATGAACATGTAGTTCCCTCTGCAACATCTTAAATaacatctgtatcttttaatcttttgttgtggagagaggtccatctaattattggaaacacatgttactgtgcttcatctgtgttacaaattttaagattttttcacttgaataggtACTATTGTCCTGTTTTcggaacatgagcggagcgtgaaggtgcaacataatacaattcaggggtctatgtaaaacataaaagaaattccgtagttttttttcatttaagttaaaaaagaatgttacgtaacgcgctgttcgaacccccctccccccccatGTAatgcgccgtaacgttttacaagaccctcctccccccaaactgcgttacgtactacttgaacgctcccttatcaTCGCACGGGGAACAACGACAGTTGTATGGACAAGTCTCTGCATCTTTCATTTTCAATCAGTCGTGTAAGAACGCTCGTTGGATATTTCATATTATTGAGCATTTTATGAGAAAACAAACGGTGTATTAAGAACCATGAGTGATCTAGAGACCATGttgagaaattttttttactgAATTCCTAGAGCTTTACAGAAGTTATCCCTGTTTATggcaaattaaaaataaaccgTACAGTGATTGTCAGAAAAAAAAAGCCCACGAAAAACtgattaaaaaaatgaagtcCAACTCTATGAATCAAAATGAAGTGTAGTTCCTAGCTCTTTACAGTTGCCAAAAATGTTGCAGTCAGTATGTCTTTAATTACTTAGCCCGTCGCATTCGCTTGTCTTGTTTTTGTATCAaaagagttattaaaaaaaatagttcaaAATATGTACTTTGATCCATTCTCAAGTAATTAAGTCAATCTGATGGATCAAGTCGCAATTCTTCCAGTAAACTGACATCAGAGTACATAGCTCAGTTTTGAAACCAAGCCTTTGTCCATTGTGACCTTTTTGTCTATTCATATTACTTTCTTTCCTAATGTCttttatttttcagggaaaaaactCATTATAGATAAACccacttcttaaaaactacttataataaatagttacaaatcaatatacagggtgtatcaaatttatgtgcccgcgttatactaacattaataaagtttcttattctatctttgattgatagattgatacacaataacaaccccgccttgttttgagataaaatcgttTTCAATAAGTGCAACGAAAAgaatgattttctctcgacaacaacagtTTTCTTTTATATCAAAATATTTATTCCCgcctgaaaaacaattgcttcctttgtcccagtgtctgtacttatATGGGATTGGGTacgttttcgatcgaaaatttcctacGTCTTTAACCTCAAAGgaatgttcatactttttggctactttgttttcttcatttattaaattttcatactccctcaattttacacgcagttccttctccttttcttttcCACATATCAGTTTTCTTCCTTTTTCCTCTGattctttacacatgtttattgtgtattctgcctcCTCCTTTTCgcatacttcttcttcaaatactACAGTTTCAATTGTATCTCTTTCGCCTTCCTTTTCTATTcttatctcttcttcttctgggctcatctcttcttttgaggaatcccaagcttcagtTTCCTTTGTCaatctcttttcttctttttcttcttctgggctcatctcttcttttgaggaatcccaagcttcattttccttTGTCAATCTTTTCTTCTTCTGTGCTCATCTCTTctttcgaggaatcccaggcttcatCTTCTTTAATCATCTTCTAttgctttctcctctttcttttctgtccttgcttcattgccaaattcatttccaccgtttgttttttgtctaaattttcctttttccgtttctcatgttccttgtccatttccataatgtcctgttcttctttttcctctgtgattttcatcgtgttatttttgaaatctatcaccacttgtttttctgacaattcatccactcctacgatcatatcatgtaTCATGTtcggcattataacacattgtagtgcatcaAATTTCTTTCCCAATCGAACCCTTATTCatattccttcatttattgttgccaaagtccgtttatttgcgccccaaattttagttattattttccaaattttctagttcctttttctggcaatttgttaactcctccattttattttgaattttcatttcttgttctttcatgtgatctttaattttcatttcttgttgttctatctcgtttttcattgttgtcaaattttcatccttttatttccttttcatactttcctatgcgttcctctattttcttattgttctcttctattgcttgttttgtttcctgttgattgtcttGCATTActcgttttgtttcttcctgattttcttgcatgttatctattttctttgatgtttcctcctgatttttatccattttatccattgcttgttttgtttccctttgattttcttccattttttgtgactggagttgcatcagttgtaataatttatctattcctgataactCCTGTTTTTCTgttgccatgattgttgtttccaaaatgtcttcttgttctatatgttcttcttgttccaaatgttcctcttgttttttgttttctttgcttttgcttctggtggTCGGCTTGTAGTTAAAATTTTATCCCCGCCTGATACGAAATTcgaaaatacagtggaacctcgataactcggattaatcgggaccgcggccgatccgggttatcgaaaatccgggttagccggagaatatagtaaaaattaataaataacctccattataattacaaaaacatgaaatacatatgcacagtacacatctaaattacgtatagttgtatagagtg
This genomic window from Diabrotica virgifera virgifera chromosome 1, PGI_DIABVI_V3a contains:
- the LOC126883533 gene encoding uncharacterized protein LOC126883533; translated protein: MSPEEEKEEKRLTKETEAWDSSKEEMSPEEEEIRIEKEGERDTIETVVFEEEVCEKEEAEYTINMCKESEEKGRKLICGKEKEKELRVKLREYENLINEENKVAKKYEHSFEVKDVGNFRSKTYPIPYKYRHWDKGSNCFSGGNKYFDIKENCCCREKIILFVALIENDFISKQGGVVIVYQSINQR